One part of the Xiphophorus maculatus strain JP 163 A chromosome 1, X_maculatus-5.0-male, whole genome shotgun sequence genome encodes these proteins:
- the dennd2c gene encoding DENN domain-containing protein 2C isoform X7 has protein sequence MALGSRWTGTEFNCKYISKIETIFDDKRGRKRVKNQGPFARAEETSGTESDPEDNTKAGRSVYIQSTLRRRPGYRTLERDLIQLQQQKQQLFQIFVVVSLRKNATGNMYSPEITQQFPKMFEKSSRLSREAEDQLNVIPKFCFPDPQDWKPSAHTPSETFSFVLTGEDGSRWFCYCRKILPNGKGKRLPEVHCIVSKLGCFNLFAKILEEVERRREISPPLVYTFMRSVMEAPFPAPGRTVNVKSFLPGSGNEVLTLCRPVDSRLEHVDFDSLLQCLSVGKLLQVFASLLLERRVIFIADKLSVLSRCGHAVLALLYPFTWQHTFVPVLPASMLDISCSPTPFLIGVLAPCLPEVLELPIEEVLIVDLCADRFVIQLGDEDCILPSKLQAALQQVLEDREDILRQDSRDACGERPADLSALLSEAFVRFFVELVGHYPLHMVEAAGGAKELQRESFRKSHPSRGVRQFLQLFMETQMFAGFIQDKELRKGGGRGLYESRVTEYLDSRLEPEPSGVNKFLKGLGNKMKLLQMK, from the exons TATATCTCCAAGATTGAGACCATTTTTGATGACAAACGAGGCAGAAAAAGAGTGAAGAACCAAGGGCCCTTTGCACGAG CAGAGGAGACCAGCGGGACAGAGAGCGATCCAGAAGACAACACTAAAG CAGGAAGGTCCGTTTACATCCAGTCCACACTGAGGCGACGGCCCGGGTATCGCACCCTGGAGAGGGACCTgatccagctgcagcagcagaagcagcagctcttCCAGATCTTTGTGGTTGTGTCGCTACGGAAAAACGCCACAGGAAACATGTACTCCCCTGAAATTACTCAGCAGTTCCCAAAAATG tttgaaaagtcgTCCCGTCTCTCCAGAGAAGCTGAGGATCAACTCAACGTGATTCCCAAGTTCTGCTTCCCGGACCCCCAGGACTGGAAGCCATCTGCACACACACCCAG TGAGACCTTCTCCTTTGTCCTCACCGGAGAAGATGGGAGTCGCTGGTTTTGTTACTGCCGTAAGATCCTG CCCAATGGAAAGGGGAAGAGGCTTCCTGAGGTGCACTGCATTGTCAGCAAGTTGGGCTGTTTCAACCTGTTTGCTAAG ATCCTGGAGGAGGTGGAGCGGCGCAGAGAGATTTCTCCGCCACTGGTTTATACATTCATGCGCAGCGTGATGGAGGCCCCGTTCCCGGCCCCCGGACGCACCGTCAATGTAAAGAGTTTCCTCCCCGGCTCTGGAAATGAG gttctgaCTCTGTGCCGACCGGTGGACTCCAGGCTGGAGCATGTGGACTTCGACAGCCTGCTGCAGTGTCTCAGTGTGGGGAAACTCCTGCAGGTGTTTGCTTCCCTCCTGCTGGAGAGGAGAGTCATCTTTATTGCTGATAAACTCAG TGTGCTGTCCAGGTGTGGCCACGCCGTGCTGGCGCTGCTCTACCCCTTCACCTGGCAGCACACGTTTGTCCCGGTGTTACCAGCCAGCATGCTGGACATCAGCTGCTCTCCCACGCCGTTCCTCATTGGTGTGCTGGCTCCGTGTTTGCCAGAGGTGCTGGAGCTGCCCATCGAGGAG GTTCTCATTGTGGATCTGTGTGCTGACAGGTTTGTCATACAG CTCGGAGATGAAGACTGCATTCTGCCCAGCAAACTTCAGGCGGCGCTGCAACAGGTCCTGGAGGACAGAGAGGACATCCTGAGACAGGACAGCAGAGACGCATGTGGAG AGCGGCCGGCCGACCTGAGCGCCCTGTTGTCCGAGGCTTTCGTCCGGTTCTTCGTGGAGCTGGTGGGCCACTATCCTCTGCACATGGTGGAGGCTGCTGGCGGAGCCAAGGAGCTGCAGAGGGAAAGTTTTCGCAAGTCTCATCCCTCACGAGGAGTCCGGCAGTTCCTGCAGCTCTTCATGGAGACACAGATGTTTGCCGGCTTCATCCAGGACAAAGAGCTGCGCAAGGGAGGAGGGAGAG GACTCTATGAGTCCAGAGTGACTGAGTATCTGGATTCGCGTCTAGAACCCGAGCCGAGCGGCGTGAACAAGTTTCTCAAAGGACTGG GAAACAAGATGAAGCTGCTCCAgatgaaatga
- the LOC102223073 gene encoding RING finger protein 223-like, with amino-acid sequence MGENTPQIWHMQILGHEVPGELQKKISVASQPECSICYNTYDNVFKTPKLLECTHTFCLECLSRLMAVSLTDQDEGAGSTRLSCPFCRHPTMLPEDGPPALATSREVLCKLPSHQQQEEPVWLEGEKLCYKTSRQDALSGAPDSPTAFCICIDIGASKSADAPVQSRRRSSGLMGRLADWKRMVLFVVLMVLLVIVVLWPLQCVFTTGNMRCMRNGPHISTTATTTTTIGPSISRSGLKG; translated from the coding sequence ATGGGAGAAAACACTCCACAGATCTGGCACATGCAGATTCTTGGGCATGAAGTTCCAGGTGAGCTGCAGAAGAAGATATCGGTGGCCAGCCAGCCTGAGTGCTCCATCTGCTACAACACCTACGACAACGTCTTCAAAACACCCAAGCTGCTGGAGTGCACCCACACCTTTTGCCTGGAATGCCTGTCCCGCCTCATGGCCGTCTCCCTGACCGATCAGGACGAGGGCGCTGGCAGCACACGCCTCTCTTGCCCCTTCTGCCGCCATCCCACTATGCTGCCAGAAGACGGCCCCCCCGCCCTGGCCACCAGCCGGGAGGTCCTCTGCAAACTGCCCAGccaccagcagcaggaggagcccGTGTGGCTGGAGGGGGAGAAGCTGTGCTACAAGACCTCCAGACAGGACGCCCTATCCGGAGCGCCTGACAGCCCCACGGCCTTCTGCATCTGCATCGACATCGGGGCCAGTAAGTCAGCGGACGCTCCGGTCCAGTCCAGGCGCCGGAGCTCGGGTCTGATGGGCCGACTGGCAGACTGGAAGAGGATGGTGCTGTTCGTGGTGCTCATGGTGCTGCTGGTCATAGTGGTGCTGTGGCCTCTGCAGTGTGTGTTCACCACCGGAAACATGCGCTGCATGAGAAACGGACCCCACATCAGCACCACGGCAACCACCACCACAACCATTGGCCCGTCGATAAGCAGGTCCGGCCTGAAAGGATGA